From a region of the Macrobrachium nipponense isolate FS-2020 chromosome 20, ASM1510439v2, whole genome shotgun sequence genome:
- the LOC135226440 gene encoding ficolin-1-like, which produces MKAVVAAFLAVLWVMCSASSGAKITRTATIPLTGPDAREAAIENSLQQILAKLDENHNDLEQSLRDVLRVSRRTQREVADLQQDMELLLGQMYKPSCQEIAQEQHDGVPGKTNDASIGVFIVKPPKYRPTEVRCEIERGAVGWTVMLSRINGREAFNRTYKEYQEGFGDPNGEYWIGNDFLHKLTTWRPHQLRVVMEDWDGQKTWVQYNLFRVAGADENYKLTVGEFEADSAAGDGFNIHDGMRFSTYDKDDDTNTDGNCALLFGGGGGWWYNNCYHVLPTGKYRSSGGTEYGGVAWYPWRNVKHSLKGITLLLRRNSP; this is translated from the exons ATGAAGGCGGTGGTGGCAGCATTTTTGGCAGTTCTGTGGGTGATGTGCAGCGCCAGCAGTGGAGCCAAGATTACCCGAACAGCCACCATTCCATTGACGGGCCCAGATGCCAGGGAAGCTGCT ATCGAGAACAGCCTACAGCAGATACTGGCTAAGCTGGACGAGAATCACAACGACCTGGAACAGTCCCTCAGGGATGTTCTCCGCGTGTCGAGGAGGACGCAGCGCGAGGTTGCCGACCTGCAGCAGGACATGGAACTCCTCTTAGGCCAGATGTACAAGCCCTCCTGTCAGGAAATAGCCCAGGAACAACACGACGGCGTGCCGGGCAAGACCAACGACGCCTCCATCGGGGTGTTCATCGTCAAGCCGCCAAAATACAGACCGACAGAA GTACGATGCGAAATCGAACGAGGAGCCGTGGGGTGGACGGTAATGTTATCCAGAATTAATGGAAGAGAAGCCTTCAACAGGACTTATAAGGAGTATCAAGAAGGCTTTGGTGACCCCAATGGAGAATACTGGATTG GTAACGATTTCCTGCATAAACTAACAACATGGAGACCCCATCAATTACGGGTGGTCATGGAAGATTGGGATGGACAGAAGACCTGGGTTCAGTACAATCTCTTCAG GGTTGCTGGCGCCGACGAAAACTACAAGCTCACCGTTGGGGAATTCGAGGCCGATAGCGCAGCTGGCGACGGCTTCAACATTCACGATGGAATGAGGTTCTCCACCTACGACAAAGATGATGATACCAATACAG ATGGTAACTGTGCCCTACTGTTCGGCGGAGGAGGCGGTTGGTGGTACAATAACTGCTACCACGTCCTTCCTACGGGCAAGTACCGCTCTTCCGGAGGCACCGAGTACGGCGGAGTCGCTTGGTACCCCTGGAGAAACGTCAAGCACTCCCTCAAGGGGATCACCCTCCTCCTGCGCCGAAATTCACCCTAA